One window of the Benincasa hispida cultivar B227 chromosome 3, ASM972705v1, whole genome shotgun sequence genome contains the following:
- the LOC120072875 gene encoding GDSL esterase/lipase EXL3-like codes for MKVPNYLEIFFCFILFLCFCHVGAAAGSSNLLPENEAVPAIIVFGDSIVDPGNNNYIKTSIKCNFPPYGRDFNGGTPTGRFSNGKIPTDFVAEEFGVKELVPAYLDPHLTTQDLLTGVSFASGASGYDPLTAKITSVLSLNDQLELFKDYIKKIKAAVGEEKATAILSKSIIIVCTGSDDIANTYFITPFRRPHYDVASYTDLMLQSASSFFHQLYALGGRKIGILSLPAIGCVPSQRTLFGGAARRCSEAANSAAKLFNSKLSSLIASLGNEYSDSKFVYFDIYTPFLALIQNPAENGFEEAKKGCCGTGTIEVSVLCNPLSTKLTCPDPDQYIFWDSYHPSNKAYKILTLQIIKNTPRNFF; via the exons ATGAAGGTTCCTAATTACTTGGAgatctttttttgttttatattatttttgtgcTTTTGCCACGTCGGCGCTGCCGCTGGTTCTTCCAACTTGCTACCGGAAAACGAGGCGGTTCCGGCGATAATCGTGTTCGGAGATTCGATTGTCGATCCAGGCAACAATAACTACATCAAAACTTCGATTAAATGCAACTTTCCACCTTATGGAAGAGACTTCAATGGCGGAACGCCGACCGGAAGGTTTAGCAACGGCAAAATCCCCACCGATTTTGTAG CGGAAGAGTTTGGTGTGAAAGAGTTAGTGCCGGCGTATCTTGATCCGCATTTGACGACGCAGGACCTTCTCACCGGCGTCAGCTTTGCTTCGGGAGCTTCTGGATATGATCCTCTAACGGCCAAGATAACG TCCGTCCTTTCGCTAAACGACCAGCTGGAGCTGTTCAAAGATTACATCAAGAAGATAAAAGCCGCCGTCGGAGAAGAAAAAGCAACGGCGATTCTTTCAAAAAGCATAATAATTGTATGCACCGGCAGCGACGACATTGCAAACACCTATTTCATCACGCCGTTTCGGCGGCCCCATTACGACGTCGCATCGTACACCGATCTGATGCTCCAATCGGCGTCCAGTTTCTTCCATCAGCTTTACGCGCTTGGAGGAAGAAAGATAGGAATTCTCAGCTTGCCGGCGATCGGCTGCGTTCCGTCGCAGAGAACACTCTTCGGCGGCGCCGCCCGACGATGCTCCGAAGCCGCCAATTCAGCGGCGAAGCTTTTCAATTCGAAGCTATCGTCGTTGATTGCTTCGCTGGGAAATGAGTATTCGGATTCTAAGTTTGTGTATTTTGACATCTACACTCCGTTTCTTGCCCTCATTCAAAACCCTGCTGAAAATg GATTCGAAGAGGCGAAGAAAGGATGTTGTGGGACAGGAACCATAGAAGTCAGCGTTCTATGCAACCCTTTATCTACAAAATTAACATGCCCTGATCCTGATCAATACATCTTCTGGGATAGTTACCACCCTTCCAACAAAGCTTACAAGATTCTCACCCTTCAAATCATTAAAAACACTCCTCGTAATTTTTTCTGA